In the Streptomyces sp. WMMC940 genome, GGGAGTGAGCAACGCCGCCGAAGGGCAGAGGGGGTGAGTCCGGCCGTGTCCGGAACCGTCGTCGGTGAGGAGGCGGGCGCGCTGACCGCGCGTTCCCGTGCCCTCGCCGTGCTGCGGGTGCGCAGCAGGGCGCTGGCCCTGGTGCTGCTGCCCGCCGCCGTCGCCGTCGTGCTGTTCGTCGGCGGGGTCACCGGCCGGATCGGCGGTGGCCGCTGGGACCTCGCGCGCTGGGTGGTCACCTCCGCCGCCGTCCTCGTTCTGCTGGCCGCCGCCGTGGTCGCCGCCGTCATAGCGCGGGCCAGGCCCGCCGTCAGCCCGACGGTGCCGCTGGCCCCGGCCGCGGCCCCCGATCTGTACCGGCTGGTGGAGGACCTGGCCGAACGGATGGACGTGCCCGCGCCGTCGGCCGTGGCCCTCACCCCCGACTGCGACAGCTGGCTGGAGGACCGTACGCACCGGGCGCACGGCCCTCGCCGCGCGCCCCGGACCACGTCCCGGGACGGCGCACCCGTCCTGGTCATCGGCTCCCCGTTCCTGTGGTGGATGCGGGTCGCGGAGCTCCGCGCCGTGCTCGCGCCGGTCGTCGCCGGCACGGGCCCGTCGGCGCATCCCGACATAGCCGCTGCCCGTCGGTTCGTGCGCGGCCTGGACGCCGCGGCCGGGCTCGCGGCCCGTCCCGGGCTCGGGCCGGTGCGAAGGCTCGCCTGCGGGGCCGTGGGGCGGGTCGCCCGGGTTCTGCTGCGCGGCTGCCGCGGTCATGCCGCGGAGATGGAGCGCGGAGTCGCCGCGGCCGCCTCCGAGCGTGCCCAGGCCGTGGACTACGGGCTGAGGATCGTGGCGCAGGAACAGGTCGGCCTCGCGTACGCGGGATGGGACCGTCTGCTGACCCGCGTGGCGCTGCCCGCCTGGCGGATGGGGCGGTGGCCGAGCCGCCTCGACGCGGGAGTCGTCTCGGCGCTCACCGAGCTCTCCCGCCGCGACCGGCTGGCGGAGGGCTTCGCCTCCCGGCTCGGGGAGCGCCCCGCCTGCGATCTGCTGGAGGAGCCGGGGGCGGTCGACGAGGCCGCGTCCCTGTTGGCCGCCAGGCTTTTCCACGGCGGGCCCTCCGAGATCGGGCCGGACTGGTCGCCGGTGGACTGGCAGCAGTATCCGGAAGAGGTCGTCGACCGGAAGTGGCGCACGGAGGCCGCCCGGCTGCACCGGGTCCTCGACGCGATGGGCGTGCGGCCGTCCGCGGGTGTTCCCGCGGGCCCCACGCTGGCCCGCGTGATGGAGCACCTCGCCGGCCGCTCCGGGGCGGCGCCCGAGCCGCCGGCCGACGCCCCGGCCCAGGTCCCGCCCGTGCCCGGGGCGCCGGGCACCGACGGGCCCGGCGCGGTGCTCGCCGCCGGGATCAGCGCCGACGTGGCCCGTGAGGAGGCCGCGCGCGAGCGTTCGACCGCACCGCCGCGGGCCGCGGACCGCACGGGCGACGCCCCGGATCCCTGGGGCAACGACCCGCTGCCCCTCGTCCCCCTCCAACCGCCGCGCACCCCGCGGGAGCTGCTCGCCGACCATGTGACGGCCATGGTGTGCTGCGCGGCCGTGGACACCGCCGGCGCCGCCCCGGGCATGGACTGGCTGGACGGACCGGCCCTGCTCATCAACGGTGAGCGCCGTGCGGACCTGGGTACCCGGGTGCTCAGTCTGGTCGAGGACGGGGACCCGGAGCCGCTGCGTTCCTGGCTGGCGACGGCGGGCGTGCGTGCTGAGAAGCCGGTCCGTCTGGTGTGAGGGGAGCCCCGGACGGTTTCCGCCACCCCAGGCCGGAATGTTGCGTTCCGTTCACGTCAATTCACGACGAACGGTGACGGTGTGCGTGCGTTATGTGATGTGCTGGGACCGGCGCTGACGGTCAGCGCGCCGGGACCGGTCTCAGGGGACGAGGGAGGGGCGCACGATGGGGGCGGAGGACATCCGTGGGGCCGAGCCGATCCGGCGCTGGGAATCGGGTGCCCTCGCCCATGCCGTCACGGATCCGTTCGGGCAGGGCCCGCTGCCCTGGCTGCGCGGCAGCGAGCACTACTTCGACGACACCGGCCAGGTCGTGCCCTGGTACGCGGACCCGGACGCGGCCGCGGGCCGCGGGCGCTCACGCGGCCTGCGCACCGCCGACGACGTGCACCGCCAGATCAAGGGCTTCGCGTCCAACGGCGCGGTCGCCCCCGGCGAGGCGATCGACTTCCACATCACGGTCGACCCGCCCCAGCGCTTCTCGGTCGACGTGTACCGCATCGGCCACTACGGCGGTGACGGCGCCTCCAAGATCATCACCAGCCCCCGTCTCGCCGGGATCGTCCAGCCGCCGCCGCTCGCCGCCGACCGCACGGTCTCCTGCCACCACTGGTGGCTCTCCTGGCGGCTGCAGGTGCCGTCGTTCTGGTCCGTCGGCGCCCACGTCGCCGTCCTCACCACCGAGGACGGCTACCGCTCGCACATCCCCTTCACGGTCCGCGACAGCCGCCCCGCGGATCTGCTGCTGCTCATGCCCGACATCACATGGCAGGCGTACAACCTCTACCCGGAGGACGGGCGGACCGGAGCCAGCCTCTACCACGCCTGGGACGAGCACGGCCGGCTGCTCGGGGAGAACGACGCCGCGGTCACGGTCTCCTTCGACCGCCCCTACGCCGGGGCCGGCCTCCCGCTGCACGTCGGGCATGCGTACGACTTCATCCGGTGGGCCGAGCGGTACGGCTACGACCTCGCGTACGCCGACACCCGTGATCTGCACGCCGGGCGGATCGACCCGACCCGCTACCGCGGACTGGTCTTCCCCGGCCACGACGAGTACTGGTCGGCGCCCATGCGCCGGACCGCCGAGCTGGCCCGCGAGCACGGCACGTCCCTCGTGTTCCTGTCGGCCAACACCATGTACTGGCAGGTGGAGCTCGGCCCCTCCCCGTCCGGCGTCGCCGACCGGCTGCTGACCTGCCGCAAGCGACGCGGCCCCGGTCGCTCCGCCCTCTGGCGCGAGATCGACCGCGCCGAGCAGCAACTGCTCGGCATCCAGTACGCGGGTCGGGTGCCCGAGCCCCACCCGATGGTGGTGCGCAACGCCGGCCACTGGCTGTGGGAGGCGACGGGCGCCGGGGACGGCGACGAGATCCCCGGACTGGTCGCGGGGGAGGCCGACCGCTACTTCCCCCGGGCACCGCTCCCCGAGCACGAGGGCCGGATCCTGCTGGCCCACTCCCCGTACACCGACGGCGACGGCGCCATCCGCCATCACGAGACCTCGCTCTACAGGGCCCCGTCCGGCGCGCTCGTCTTCGCCTCCGGCACCTTCGCCTGGTCGCCGGCCCTGGACCGGCCGGGCCACGTGGACGAGCGGATCCAGCGCGCCACCGCCAACCTCCTCGACCGGATCTGCAAACGCGACTGAGTCCCCGGCCGCGCCCCGGGCCGCGTCCCTCCGGAACCGCCGGGGAGGGGGGAGTCCCCCACGGAGTGGACGGACGGACCCTCCGGCCCGCCGCGGTCCCCGGGTGGGGGAGAATCGGAAGCGCTCCTGGATCAACCTACGCGGAGGAACCGTGTCCGGATTCGTAGAAAAGCCCGAGCCGATTCAGGTCCCGGGCCTCACCCACCTCCACACGGGCAAGGTGCGCGATCTCTACGAGAACGAGGCCGGGGACCTCGTGATGGTGGCGAGCGACCGCATCTCCGCGTACGACTGGGTGCTGCCCACCGAGATCCCCGACAAGGGGCGGGTGCTCACCCGGCTCTCCCTCTGGTGGTTCGACCGTCTGTCGGACCTCGTGCCCAACCACGTGATCTCCACCGACCTCCCGGCCGGCGCCCCCGCCGACTGGGCCGGCCGCACTCTCGTCTGCAAGGCCCTCGACATGGTCCCGGTCGAGTGCGTCGCCCGCGGCTACCTCACCGGCTCCGGCCTCGCCGAGTACGACGAGAGCCGTACGGTCTGCGGGCTGGCCCTGCCCGAGGGGCTGGTGGACGGTTCGGAGCTGCCCGCCCCGATCTTCACCCCCGCCACCAAGGCCGCGGTCGGCGACCACGACGAGAACGTGCCGTTCGAGGAGGTCGCCCGTCAGGTCGGCGCGGAGACGGCCGCGCTGCTGCGCCGGACGACGCTCGACGTCTACGCCCGCGCCCGGGACATCGCCCGTGAGCGCGGCATCATCCTCGCCGACACCAAGTTCGAGTTCGGCTTCGACGGCGAGCGGCTGATCATCGCGGACGAGGTGCTGACCCCGGACTCCTCGCGTTTCTGGCCCGCCGACCAGTGGCGGCCGGGCCGCGCCCAGCCGTCGTACGACAAGCAGTACGTGCGCGACTGGCTGACGTCGCCGGCCTCCGGTTGGGACCGCAGGAGCGAGCAGCCCCCGCCGGCCCTTCCGCGGGACGTCGTGGAGGCGACCCGTGCCCGCTACCTGGAGGCGTACGAGCTGCTGACCGGCACCGCCTGGTCGTGACGCGAAGAAGCCCCCGGCCGCGGGGCCGGGGGCTTCTCGACTGGAGCGGACGACGAGGCTCGAACTCGCGACCTCAACCTTGGCAAGGTTGCGCTCTACCAACTGAGCTACGTCCGCATGCGCCGTGGCGCGGAGCCCACTATACCCAACCTCGCTCGCGTGCGAGGCGCACCGCGGTGTGCCGGTTCTCCGCGCCCAGTTTCGCCGCCGCCGACGACAGGTAGTTGCGGACCGTGCCCGGTGAGAGCGAGGCCCGCTCGGCGATCTCCGCGACCGGTGCTCCGTCCCCGGCCAGTTCCAGCACCTCCGCCTCCCGCGCGGTGAGCGGGGAGTCCCCGGCGGAGATGGCGTCGGCGGCCAACTCGGGGTCGACATAACGGCTTCCCTCGTGCACCGTACGGATGATCTCGGCGAGCCGCCGGGCGCTGACCGTCTTCGGCACGAATCCGCGCACCCCGGCCGCGAGCGCGCGCTTGAGATGGCCGGGGCGGCCGTGACTGGTCACGATCATCGTCCGGCAGCCGGGCAGCTCCGCCATCAGCGATGTGGCGACCTTCACACCGTCGCCGCCGGGCATCTGGAGATCCAGTACGGCCACGTCCGGCCGGTGCGAGCGGGCCATCGCCAGAGCCTCCGTACCGGATGCGGCCTCCGCGACGACGAGCAGATCGTCCTCGAGCGCGAGCAGCGCGGCGAGCGCGCCACGGATCAGATGCTCGTCGTCGGCCAGCAGCACCCGCACGCGATCCTGCGTCACGCCCAGTCCCTCCTCGCGTTCTCGCTCTCCGTTCCGCCTGTCCCGTACGTCACACCACGGCGTCCCGTTCCGTTCCGCCGGGTTCCCCGCCAGGCGCGCGTTCGTCCGTCGTGCTCCCGCCCGTCGCGGGTTCGTCCGCCGCGCCTCCGGCCTCCGCGGGTTCGTCCGTCCCGCCGGGCGGCGCGGGGGGCTCCTGCCTCGGCACGTCGGGCGTGCCCCCCGCCGGGACCGGCACTCGTGCGGTGAGGCGGAAGCGGGCGCCCGGGGCGGGGCCCGCGTTCAGCGTGCCGCCCAGCGCGGCCAGACGCTCCCGCAGCCCGGTGAGACCGGTCCCGGGGGCGCCGGGGGCGGCCGGAGCCCGGACACCGTCGTTCTCCACGGTCAGGACCGCGGCGCCGACCGTCGTCGTGAGCCCGATGGCGCACTGCGCGGCGTCCCCGTGGCGCAGTACGTTCGTCGTGGCCTCGCGGACGACCCAGGCGAGCGCGGACTGGATCTCCACCGGAAGGCCGTCGGCCGTCCGCCCGTCCTCCGGCGATCCGATCGTGCAGCTGATTCCCGCGGCAC is a window encoding:
- a CDS encoding N,N-dimethylformamidase beta subunit family domain-containing protein — translated: MGAEDIRGAEPIRRWESGALAHAVTDPFGQGPLPWLRGSEHYFDDTGQVVPWYADPDAAAGRGRSRGLRTADDVHRQIKGFASNGAVAPGEAIDFHITVDPPQRFSVDVYRIGHYGGDGASKIITSPRLAGIVQPPPLAADRTVSCHHWWLSWRLQVPSFWSVGAHVAVLTTEDGYRSHIPFTVRDSRPADLLLLMPDITWQAYNLYPEDGRTGASLYHAWDEHGRLLGENDAAVTVSFDRPYAGAGLPLHVGHAYDFIRWAERYGYDLAYADTRDLHAGRIDPTRYRGLVFPGHDEYWSAPMRRTAELAREHGTSLVFLSANTMYWQVELGPSPSGVADRLLTCRKRRGPGRSALWREIDRAEQQLLGIQYAGRVPEPHPMVVRNAGHWLWEATGAGDGDEIPGLVAGEADRYFPRAPLPEHEGRILLAHSPYTDGDGAIRHHETSLYRAPSGALVFASGTFAWSPALDRPGHVDERIQRATANLLDRICKRD
- a CDS encoding response regulator transcription factor, whose protein sequence is MTQDRVRVLLADDEHLIRGALAALLALEDDLLVVAEAASGTEALAMARSHRPDVAVLDLQMPGGDGVKVATSLMAELPGCRTMIVTSHGRPGHLKRALAAGVRGFVPKTVSARRLAEIIRTVHEGSRYVDPELAADAISAGDSPLTAREAEVLELAGDGAPVAEIAERASLSPGTVRNYLSSAAAKLGAENRHTAVRLARERGWV
- a CDS encoding phosphoribosylaminoimidazolesuccinocarboxamide synthase, which gives rise to MSGFVEKPEPIQVPGLTHLHTGKVRDLYENEAGDLVMVASDRISAYDWVLPTEIPDKGRVLTRLSLWWFDRLSDLVPNHVISTDLPAGAPADWAGRTLVCKALDMVPVECVARGYLTGSGLAEYDESRTVCGLALPEGLVDGSELPAPIFTPATKAAVGDHDENVPFEEVARQVGAETAALLRRTTLDVYARARDIARERGIILADTKFEFGFDGERLIIADEVLTPDSSRFWPADQWRPGRAQPSYDKQYVRDWLTSPASGWDRRSEQPPPALPRDVVEATRARYLEAYELLTGTAWS